A window of [Clostridium] innocuum genomic DNA:
AAAGTGGTTTGCATTTTTATAAATAGTGTGTAGAATGTAGATACAACGAAAGCAAAAAAAGTGAAGGAAACGATGTTACGTGATGATATTCGCTCTCCCCATTATGACATCGATACAAAAAATACATCTTGTATGAAGAATGATATCGGAAAGTTATCGTTCAGTGATAAGGGAGTTATCTGCGGATGATCTTACTTCTGGCATAGAGCTTTCGATATTGGACTACTTTCTTAGTGTGCTGAAAATAGTCAAAATCTATACATGGTGTAACCGTCAACTGATCATCCCCTATCTTGATTTTTTTTGTGGAAGAACACGTCTGTAATTATGATATCCTGGTATGGATTAAAACTAATCCTATACCGGCATGTGGAAAGTACTATCTAAACGATAAAGAATATTGCTTGTATTTTCGGAAATGCACACAATTACATACTACATATCAAAGAGGTCACACATACTGGATCACGCCTACAAATAAATAAACAAGATGTTATATGGTCATCCAACAGTGAAACCACAAGCTATCATAGAGGATCTAGTGCTCAACTCTTCTGAAGAAAGAGATGTGATCCTTGACCCTTTGAGTTGTTCCGGTACGACCGGGGCAGCTACAGTAAGGTATAATCGGTCATTTATAGAAATTGAAAAAGAAAAAAGTATCTTGATATTTCACAAAACAGGATAAATAAAATGAGGCTTTTGTGTTAAACGAATTTACTTTACTTATCATATCTTGTTATAAAAAGCAGAAAAAAGATACTATTTGAAAAAAATGATGAAGTGAAAAGCTAAATTTCACTTCCAAAAGGCGGAAAAAAGTGGAATTATCTTCTACAAAAGTTTATTCAAACCATAAATATAGGGTTCGAAAGAGATTCAACTGAGTAGAAGTAAATAAAAACATGAAGAGAGCTGCTATTGTGCAAATGGTAAAAAAATAAATGGGATAAAAATTTTATTTTATGTGTCTACTTGACAGGGATCAGATCAAGGACGCGGCTCTTTTCATTATCAAACAAAGTGCAAAAAGTCTTGAACTGAATATGACAAAACAGCTGATGGGAAATCAGCTCATTTTATCTTTTTCAAACATTGTATCATAACATTCAGGCATATCATTTAATATGTTTTATCATCACTAAAATCATTTAATTCAGCCAGAACCCATTGTGGAACTTCTTCTTCGCACCCGCATTTCTTGCATTTCATAGATACACTTTTTCTT
This region includes:
- a CDS encoding site-specific DNA-methyltransferase, with protein sequence MLYGHPTVKPQAIIEDLVLNSSEERDVILDPLSCSGTTGAATVRYNRSFIEIEKEKSILIFHKTG